GATGTCTTCTGTCTTAGCCGGTTTAGCTTCGGCTTCGGCTTTAGCCCGATTCATTATTTTTTCCATTTCTATTTTTGATTTCTCGAGTATCAGAACGCGAAGAATCAATTCGGACAACTGGCAGTCATTTTCAATTTTATTAGCGCAGTCCGCCTCGCCTTCCATATAAACCAGGATGTAAGTGCCCTTTTTCTGCTGTCGGATAGGGTAAGTCAGGGTCCGATCAGCCCACTTCCCTTCCTTGATTATTTTAACTCCATACTTGCCCAGAATCCCGTGGATATGCTCCCGAACCTTGTTGTAATTCGTTGCAGCCTGAAGCGGATCCACCAAAAACATCGCTTCGTAATTTTTCAGCACAATATTCCTCCTTTAATAAAATCTATTTGTTAAAACTAGTCATCGCCTTCTCGATGCCATCTTTGACCCAACAATCAACGGCCTGAGCGACGGTTTCAATCACTTCCTTATTCTGTTTTTCCTCAGCCCGGGTAAAATTAGACAGTACAAATCTTTTATGTTCAACTCCTACCGGCGCCCCGAGTCCTATCCGCAGCCGGGGAAATTTCTCATCCCCGAGCAGTTGAATAATTGATTCCAGTCCGTTATGCCCACCGCTGGAACCCTGGCGGCGCATTCTCATTGCGCCATGGGGCAACTGGAAATCATCGCAGATAATCAAGAAGTTCTCCAATGCTTCGCCGGTATCGGCAAAAAGCCTCTGGACTGCTTCGCCGGAAAGATTCATATAGGTCGCTGGTTTTACCAGCATCACCTTTTCATCCCCAATGTTTCCTTTCCCCGTATACGACCTGTGATAACGCGATTTTGCCAAACCGATATTATTCTGCTCAGCCAAAAAATCAATCACCCGGAACCCTAGGTTATGCCTGGTTCGTTCGTATTTCTCGCCGGGATTACCCAAGCCGATTATTATTTTCATACGACCAGGTTATTTCTTTTCCTCTTTACCTTTAGCCGCGCCTTTATCAGCTCCAGCGGCAGCCGGCTTCTTTTCGGCTGGAGCCGCCTTATCAGCACCTTTGCCTTCGGCCGCATCTTCGCCTTCAACTTCCTTCTTTTTGACAATAACTTCGGGTTCAGCCGCAGCGCCCTCAAGCGGCGTAGGCTCAACAATCTCTTCTTTGGGTTTATGCACGCCGGCGATAACTACTTCACCATCCGTAGCAGCCATAACGTCTTTAGGCAGTTTAATGTCTTTAACCCTGATTAATCCGTTCAGCTCCAGATTAGCCACGTCAACCTCAATCTTTTCAGGAATAGCCGTGGGAAGGCATTTAACACCCAGCGTCCTTAAATTTTGCTCAAGCACACCGCCTTCGGCTATACCTTTTGGATGCCCCTTAAGAATAATATCAATTGAAATATTAAGCATCTCGTCCATAGCAATCCGAACGAAATCAATATGCGTAACCTTTTCTTTAAGTCCGTCATACTTGATTTCTTTAACCACGACTTTCTCCGATCCTTTGGGAAGTTCTAGGCTGACCAGATGCGTGTGACGTGAAAGCATCTTAGCCGCCTCTTTCTCGTCTAGCGCCAACATCTGAACCGGCTCCTTGCGTCCGTAAAGCACGGCCGGGACCTGCCCGGTCTTACGCAGACGCTGACAATTACTGGTCCCTTTCTGATCCCTTAAACTTGCTTGTACTTTAACCCATTCCATAAATTAACTTCTCCTCTAATTTATCTTTTCGTGAACTAATTTAACGAATACAGCTGATTATACAATACAGCCTAATCTATTTTTTATATAAATAGCGAGCTTACGGATTCGCTGTTATGAATACGCCTGATAGCTTCTCCCAGCAATCCACTAACCGTAAGCACTTTAAACATTTTGCTTACTTTGTTTTTATCAAGAGGTATCGTATCGGTAATAACAACTTCTTTGAATTTCGCCTTAGTTAGTTTACTAACAGCTTCTCCAGCCAATACCGCATGGGTGGCACAAAGATATATGTCTTTAGCTCCGTGCCCGCGCAAAACCTCAGCGGCCTGGCTGACGGTTGTGCCGGTTGAAATCATATCATCTACGACAAGAACATTTTTCCCTTTGACATCACCAATAATATGAGCCGCCTCCACCTGGCGCGGTCCGCTACGTCTTTTATCGACTATAGCCAGATCGGCATTCAACCTCTTGGCGTAAGAACGGGCCATCTTGATACCACCCACATCGGCACTGACCACCACCAGCTTAGGAATCTTAAGATTCTCAAAGTATTCTACCAGCACCGGAGACCCGTAGAGATGGTCCACCGGTATATCAAAAAAACCCTGAATCTGACCGGCATGCAGATCGATAGTCAGTATTCGCTCCGCACCGGCAACAGTCAGCATATTGGCAACTAATTTAGCCGTAATCGGCACCCGGCCTTCGGATTTCCTGTCCTGGCGGGCGTAACCGAAATAAGGCAATACGGCAGTAATTCTTTCGGCTGAAGCGCGCTTGAGACAATCAATGATGGTTAACAATTCCATTAAATTATCATTCACCGGCGGGCAGGTAGATTGAATAATAAAAGTATCCGCCCCGCGCGCATCGGAATTAATCTTAATGTCTATTTCCCCGTCAGGAAAACGATTCAGGACAACATTCCCTTTGCTGATACCCAGTCTGGCGCAAACCTTGGAAGCCAAGTCGGGATTACCTGACCCGGCAAATACTTCTAACCGTTCCCTTCGCACCATATATTCCTCCTCAGAATTTTATTTCTTCTTCTTCAGCATTTGAGCCGGTATCCCAACCACGGTGGCCCCGTCCGGTACGTTCTTGCCCCTGGCAATAACGGCCCCCGCTCCGGTCTGGGAACCCTTGCCCATCCGAACCGGCGCTATCAATATCGTCCCACTGCCCGTAGCCGCCTGATCTTCTATCACGGTACGGTACTTATTCTTACCATCATAGTTAGCCGTAATAGTTCCGGCGCCGATATTAACCTCATCACCGATATCGGCATCACCCAGATAACTTAAATGTTTTGCTTTAGAATGTCTACCAATATGTGTTTTTTTAGTTTCCGTGAAGTTACCGATTTCAGCATGATCGTCCAGGACTGTACCGGGCCGAAGGTGGCTGAAAGGGCCAACCTCGCAGTGTTTCCCGATAACCACGCCGGTGCGTATTACCGTAAACGGATAAATAATTGTATCCCGTTCAATTTCCACGCCGGATTCAATATAAGTATTAATCGGGTCGACTATGTTAATACCGCCTTCTATAAACCTGTGGATTATCCGCTGTTGCATTATTTTGGACGCATTAAGCAGTTCTGTCCGGGAATTAATCCCCAGGCATTCTTCGACTTGAATATCGTCCGAAACCATATAGCATTCCACTTTTCTCTTCTTTTCCGTAAGTATATTAATCACGTCAGGAAGATAATATTCCCCGCTTTTTTTGTGCGGTTTGATTTTCTTAAGGGCGCTAAATACGGCAGCTGGGTCAAACACATACGTCCCGGAGTTTATTTCCTTGACTCGTTTCTGCTCCGCACCCGCCTCTGATTCCTCCACTATACCAATCACATTATTATTGCTATCCCGGTCAATCCGGCCGTAACCAGACGGGTCATCTAATTGGGTTGACAGTATTGTCATAGCCGTGTCTTTGGATTTCTGATGAGTTTCCATCAGTTTATTCAGCGTTTTAGGCGTAATCAAAGGCGCGTCGCCGCACAAAACCAGCAGCAACCCGTCCCAATCGCTCAAGAACGATTCCGTAGCCAGTAACGCATGACCGGTTCCGCGCTGTTCTCCCTGGGTCACCCAGTTTATGTCTTCTTGCTTGAATACGTCCTCTACGTCCTCCGCCTTGTATCCAACAACACAGTAAATCGCGCTAGGCTTAAGCGTTTTTGCCGCCTCAAGCACATGGTAAAGCAATGGTTTGCCGCAAAGCATATGAAGTACTTTCGGCTTATCCGAAAGCATTCGCGTGCCTTTACCCGCTGCCAAAACCACTACCGCTAATTTGTCCACCATATCAGTATTCTGTTTGATTATTTCGATTTATACGGAATGGGTTAGTATATGTTTCGAAAGGCAAGTGTCAAGAAAAAAACTCACTGAAAACACATCATGTTTTGTTGCCTAATAATGATAAATTATTATCTTATAAGCATATGCTTGATGATTTTCCGCTGCCTGACCGGTTCATAGCCCATATAGATATGGACGCATTTTTTGCGGCCGTGGAACAGCGTGATAAACCCGAACTGCGGGACCGTCCGGTGATTGTGGGCTCCGACCCGAGAAACGGCCATGGACGCGGCGTTGTATCAACCTGCTCGTATGAAGCCCGCAAGCTGGGAATTCATTCAGCAATGCCTATCTCCATCGCTTATCATAAATGCCCCAAAGCGGTATTCCTGCCGCCAGATATGGAAAAATACGCCCGTATTTCTCGTCAGATTTATGAATTACTCTATGATTTTACCCCTGATATTGAGACGCTTGGCATTGACGAATCATTCTTGGATATCACCAAAAGCTATAAGCTTTTCGGCACACCTTATCAAACTTGTATTCTGATAAAAAAAAGTATTAAGGAGAAAACCGGATTAACCGCCTCTATCGGACTTGCTCCAACCAAGATGGCGGCTAAAATAGCATCAGACCTCAAAAAACCTAACGGCCTGGTAGTAGTAACACCAGACAAATTGCTTGATTTCCTCTGTCCGCTGAATGTGAACAGGTTATGGGGCCTGGGTAAAAAAGGTTCCGAAACCCTGAACTCTGCAGGCATAAAAACCATCGGCGACCTGGCTAAAACTGATCTGTCCAGGCTGACTAAACTGCTGGGCAATTATGCACTTCACCTGCACCAATTGGCAAACGGAATTGATAACCGGCCTGTCGAGCCAACCGGCAAGGCTAAATCAGTCAGTAACGAAATCACCTTTGATACGGACATTTCTGATAACGCTAGAATCCTGTCGGCATTAAGTTCGTTATGCGAAAAAGTTTCCAGACGATTAAGGGAGTCTGACCTAAAATGCAAAACCATCACCCTTAAGATAAGGTTCCAGGGTTTCGAAACATATACCCGGTCTATTACAATAGCCGAACCAATATCCCTATTTGAGGTTATTTATAAAGAAATAAAAAAGTTATTCGAGCATTTTTCTACGGACAGTAAATCTTCAGGACGTATTTTCACCGGTATGGCCAAAAAAGTACGCTTGGTCGGGGTAAAAACATCCGGCTTGCTCCCGGCCGGATTCCAAGAAGGTCTTTTTAAGGATAAGATGATCTGTAAGCGCGAAACCCTGAATAAAACAGTTGATAAAATAAAATCCCAGTTCGGAGACGATGCCATTTACCGAGCGACAAGCCGCAGAAAATAGCGCCCGTCAGTTTACTATCACTTTCTTCTGCTGATTCTTTTTATTGTCATCCTTTTCAATAAATATTTTTTCGGATGTGAAAGGATTTATACCGGTATAATACATCAATGCCGAATAAGTTGACGGAGTTGGGGTAAATATCTGAATCTGCTCCGGAGTCATCTTGAGCTCTACTCTGATGAATTCTTTCAGCCGAAGCATGTCTTTAAAATCACAACCCGGGTGGGCGGCTATAAAGTAATACGTCAGGAATTGTTTTTTGCCAAATTTTATATTCAGCCGATCAAACTCTTTTTTAAATTCCTGTAAATACCGCCGGCCGGTTTTCCCCTTATCAGTAAAACTGCCTGCGGGCTTGCCCATCAATCCAAGCACTACGTCTTCACTATGTTCCGGAGCTATCTTTAACTGTCCTGAAACGTGGTGATTAACCAGCTCTTCCATGTATTCCGCGCCATGCTGTTCATCTTCCAGCACCATATCGTAACGTATGCCGGAACCTATGAATACCTTTTTAACCCCGTTTATTGCTCTTATCTTTTCAAACAGTTTAATCTGCCGTTTATGATTTACCTTGAGGGCCTTGCAGATAACCGGATACAGGCACCTTTTATTCCTACATCCACCGGCCTTAAGTTTGCGTGCGCATTCGATATAAAGCATATTGGCGGTCGGCCCGCCGATATCACGAATATATCCTTTGAATCTGCTTTGCCCGGTAATCATCTCGGCTTCCCGGATAATCGATTCCTCGCTTCGCGAGACAACGGTACGGCCCTGATGCACGGCCAAAGCGCAAAAGTTGCACTCGCCGTAACATCCCCGATGGCTGGTTATGGAAAACTCTATGGTTTCTAACGCCTTAACTTTTCCCTCTTTCAAATAATAAGGATGCACCGCATTCTCGTAATCAAACTCGTATATCCTGTCCAGTTCGGCAGTGCTCAAAAGTTCGGCCGGCGGATTCTGAATCAAATACCTGGTATCCTGTTTCTGGCAAAGTCCTTTAGCAGTAATCGTATCGTTATTGGCGTAGAAGGTATGAAACATCTCTATTAATTTATTTTTATCGTTTTTAACCTGCTCATGCGCCGGTAAAACCAGATAACCGTCTTTAAGTTCCTGTCCGATATAACATATGCCTCGGATATCCCGGAAATCCTGGTCATTCTTTAGCCGCCCAGCCAGCTCCAGCACTGCCCGCTCACCCATACCATAAACCAGAATATCGGCCTTGGCGTCAAAGAGTACGGATTTTCTTATCTTGTCGTCCCAGTAATCATAATGGGAAATACGTCTGAGGCTGGCCTCAATCCCACCTAAGACAATAGGTTTGGTATTTTTAAAATATCTTCTTATCAGATTTGCATAAGCGATGCTGGCCCGATCAGGACGTTTAGTATTCTGCCCGCCCGGAGTGAAGTCATCCTCACGCCTCGGCTTTTTAAGCGGCGTGTAGTTAGCCACCATCGAGTCAATCGCGCCGGCCGTAACTCCCCAGAAAAGCTCCGGCTCGCCCATCCGAACAATATCCTTATCACTCCTTATATCAGGTTGCCCAATGATACCCACCCTGTATCCGGCATCCGCTAAAACATGGCCTATTACAGCAACGCCGGAATACGAACTGTCTATGTAAGCATCACCGGTCACCAGGATAATATCCAGCTTGTCCCAGCCCAGACATACCATTTCCTGGCGGGTTGTCGGAAGAAACATGTTTGGTTAAAAATTATCTGCCGCTATTTCGTAATAACTCTGCGGATGGGCGCAGGCCGGGCATAGTTTAGGCGCTTCCTTGCCTTCGTGCACATAACCGCAGTTCCGGCATCGCCACCTGACCGCTCTATCCTTTTTGAACGCCTTACCCTCGGTTACATTCTTCAGCAACGCCCGGTAACGTTTCTCGTGTTCGGCTTCCACTTCGGCAATTTCCTTAAAAATATCGGCAACCTTGGTAAATCCCTCTGCCCGAGCTATCTTTTCTGCGGCGGGATATAATGTCCCCCACTCCATCTTTTCGCCGTCGGCCGACGCCTTCAGGTTCGACGCCACATCGCCGATAACTCCAGCCGGGAATGACGCGCTGATTTCCACCTCGCCGCCATCCAGAAACTTAAAGAATATCTTGGCGTGCTCCTTCTCATTCTCGGCAGTTTCCTCAAATATAGCGGCTATTTGCTCGTAACCAGACTTTTTGGCCGCACTGGCAAAATACGTGTAACGATTGCGGGCCTGCGACTCCCCGGCAAATGCGGTCAATAAATTCTTCTCAGTCTTACTTCCTTTTAACTGCATATTACATATTTCCTTTCATCTCTATTATAATTAATCTATATAAATCTTTCAAATCGGTCTTTCTTAACCTTGCATATCGGGCAAATATCGGGCGGCTCCTCCCGAGCGCACAGGTATCCGCATACTTTGCAGCGCCAGACCGGTAACGATAATTGGGTTAGTTTATTTTTGTCCGGTTTCTTCGACTCTTCTATCTTCGTCTTCCTTTCCTCAGGCGTCAAACGACGCTCCGGTATGGAAGCAACCTTCTGTTCGCCTTTAGCCGCTTTCTGAGAAACATAAAGCGCGCAATAACAAGCGCCGTATTGAGCCACGTCCGCGTCACGGTAATCACAGGGGCATATAATATCCAGATCTTCGGCCTTCCGGCCGGTAGCCAGGCGGCACGGGCAAGCCCAATAGCCATAACGCCGTTCGTTTACAATTAAACTGCGCACCAAAGCCTTGGCGAACTCCACATCTGGATTCAAGTAATACCCGGATGCCTCCGCTTCCTTTTTTAATTTAGCATAAAGGTTGTCCACTTCGACCGTTGTTACGTTTATTTCCGAACTCATTATTTTAACGCTTCCTTTATCTGAGGTTCATCAAAACCTACAATACACTTTTGGTTATTCACTATCAAATTAGGAAACGACATTTTAGGGTTCCACTTCTTTATCTCTTCCGTGGCCTTATTCTTATCCTCCCCTTCCAGCAGGTCCACGTCTACATAATCGTATTCCACACCCATACTGTTGAGTAACTCCTTTACCCGACGGCACCAAATACAGGTGCTTAGGGCGTAAAGTGTCAGGCTGCCCTTTTTCTTTCCGGATACTCGCTTCATTTCCATAAGCCACCTTCCTTTATTAATTATTACTCGGATTTATACCATTTTTCGCGGTATTGTCAACCAAAAACACCCGAACCTCTCATTCGGATATTTCATGTAAAATTAAAAATATTGACAGACTATTAGAAATTTGGTATAAAATATGATTGAAATTTAATAGCGGGAGTCATCCAGTCAAGGTGTGGACTCGTTAGGATTAAAAAACTACTCTAAGAAAGGATAAAATTATGGCAAAAGCAATCGGAATTGATTTAGGAACTACGCTTTCAGTAGTTGCGGTTAGAGAAGGCAACGAAACTACGGTTATAACCAATGCCGAAGGCGGCCGGTTAACGCCTTCAATCGTGGCCTTTACTGACAAAGGCGAGCGCCTGGTCGGGCAATTAGCCCGCCGTCAAGCCATCACCAACCCGACTAATACCATCTATTCGATAAAGCGCTTTATGGGCCGTCGCCGCAACGAGGTAGCCCAGGAAGAAAAGATGGTCCCTTATAAAGTCATCGGCGGACCGGACGACCTGGTCAAAGTCGAGTCCCGGGGCAAACAATACACCCCTCCGGAAATATCGGCCATGGTCCTGGCTAAGCTCAAGGAAACCGCCGAGGCCTATCTGGGCGAAACCATAACCGACGCAGTCGTCACCGTGCCGGCTTATTTCAACGACAGCCAACGCCAGGCTACCAAAGACGCCGGACGCATCGCCGGCCTGAACGTCCTTAGAATCATCAACGAACCCACTGCGGCGGCGCTGGCCTACGGATTGGATAAGAAAAAGAACGAAAAGGTCGCCATCTACGATTTGGGTGGCGGCACATTTGATGTCTCTATCCTGGAAGTAGGCGACGGCGTGGTCGAGGTGCTTTCCACCAACGGCAACACCCACCTGGGCGGCGACGATTTCGACCAGCGGGTTATGAACTACATCGCTGAAGAGTTCCAGAAAAAGGAAGGTATTGACCTGCGGCGTGACCAGATGGCGTTACAACGCCTGAAAGAAGCCGCTGAAAAAGCCAAATGCGAACTCTCTTCATCGCTACAAACCGAGGTCAACCTGCCCTTCATTACGGCCGATGCCACCGGGCCAAAACACCTGACTATGACCATCACCCGGGCCACTTTGGAAAAACTCATAGGCGACCTGCTCCGCTCGTCGCTGGAACCATGCCATAAGGCCCTGGAAGACGCCAAACTCAAAGCTGAAGACCTCGACGAAGTCGTTATGGTCGGCGGCTCATCCAGAATCCCCATGGTCCAAGACCTGTGCAAAGAATTCTTCAAGAAAACGGAATTAAACAAGTCCGTTAACCCGGACGAAGTAGTAGCCGTCGGCGCGGCTATCCAGGCCGCTGTGTTAAAGGGCGAGGTCAAGGACGTCCTGCTCCTTGACGTCACACCGCTAACCCTTGGCATCGAAACCCTTGGCGGCGTACGCACACCGCTAATTGAACGAAATACCACTATCCCCACCTCCAAAAAAGAGGTATTCTCAACCGCGGCCGATAGCCAGACCGAGGTGGAAATACACATTTTGCAGGGCGAACGCGATATGGCCAGTGATAACCGGACGCTCGGACGCTTCCGCTTGGCCGGCTTGCCGCCCGCGCCGCGCGGCATACCCCAGATTGAGGTGGCGTTTGACATCGATGCCAACGGTATCCTCAACGTCGCCGCCAAAGACCTAGCCACCGGTAAGAAACAGGCCATCCAAATACAATCATCATCGGGCATCACCGAGCAGGATATCCAGCGAATGGTCAAGGATTCCGAAAAGTTCGGCGAGCAGGACAAACAGCGCCGGGCTCTGGCCGAAGCCCGCAACCAGGCTGACCAGTTAATTTACTCCACCGAGAAAAACCTGGTTGATCTGGGCGATAAGGTATCCGCGGATGAAAAAACCAAAATCCAGTCTGCTCTGGAAAACATCAAAAAGGTCAAAGATAAAGACAATGTTGATGAAATAAAGAAAGCCATGGAAGACCTGACCAAGTCCAGCCACACCCTGGCCCAGCGCCTGTATGAAGAAGCGGCCAAGGCAAGGGGCGGAGCTGGCGCAGGTCCTGCAGGCAACCCAACAGCAGGTCCCGACGGATTCGCCGGCGGAGCCGGAATGCCGCCTCAGGACGACCAACCACCCGCGGGCGGAAAAGGCAAAAAAGACGACAAAAAAGGCGGCGATGATAATGTCATCGATGCCGAATTCGAGGCTAAGTAAAACCACAGATTACACAGATTGATTAAAGTAAAGGGGTCCCGAAAGGCGCCCCTTTTTATTATTATTGTGCCCTATGCGGTTTTATGTTTGACTTACATATATGAGCTCGACCAAGAATATTCCTATTCTCATCATAACGGGTATTTGCCTATCCGCGCTGTTTTCACTGGCCGCGAAAGAACCGGATTGGGCCGGCGCCAAGCAGGAATTCAACGATAACTCCAAGAGCAACGCCGATAAGAAGCGCGCCGCCTGCACTGCCCGCCTGGCCGAAAGCATCTCTCATAAAACCGAGGTCGAGGCGGCCAAACTGCTGATTGAACAACTAACTGCCGAAATCGCCCGCAGCAATGAAGGCAAGGCCGAGGAGCGGGTCAGCATCGACGTCATCGATGCCTGTGTAAACGGCCTGAGAAAACTCACCACCGACAAAGCCATAGACATCCTCCTCAAAAAGGCCGGCGATGCCAAATCCAACTGGCGGACCAGGTTTTACGCCGTCCGCGCCCTGGGCGGCATCAATAACCCGGCCGCAACCCAGGCCCTAACCGGCCTGCTCAGCGACAAGGAACCGGCCCTGCAAATGTCCGCGCTTGAATCCTTGACCAAACTCAACTGGCCGGAAGGCATCCAGCCCGCCTGTAACCTACTGACCACTGACAGCGCCTGGGAAGTCAAGCTGGCCGCCATTGAATACCTGCGCAAGATAAAATCGCCGGACAGCGTCAAGCCGATGCAACAGGCCATCCTGCGCAATAAGAATATAGAAGCCCTCGTCCTCTCCCAAATGCTCGAGTTGATAAAAGAGCTGACCAAGGATGCTCCGGCCGAAGCGCAATCCCAGGAAAATTCCAACCAGACCCAGTCCGTAATCAACCTGGGCGAATATTACAAGATAAAAATCAATTCCGACCGGATCATCTTCGTCATCGATGTCTCCGGCAGCATGGCTTGGGAAAGTAATGAGCCGCCCGAAGACAATACCACCGCCAAGGAAAGCGAGACCGAAAAGGCCAAGCCGGTCACCACCGGTCAGGAAAAGCCCAACGCCGCCGGCCCGTCCACCGAACCATCGGTTGCACCCATCCCGGAAGCGCTCCAGAACAAGAAAAAAGAAGTGGACAGCCGCATCCCCAAAACCCGGAGCGCCGCCGTCAAAAAAGAATCAATCAAGACCATTTATAATCTCGACCCCCGGGTCCATTTTTCCATCATCTTCTACAGCGGCGGCGTGGAAGTCTGGAAAAACGAACTGGTCCCGGCCACCAATGAGAACAAGCTGGAAGCCATAAACGCCGTCGATGCCAAGGGCCCGGGCGGCGGCACCAACATGTCCGACGCACTCGAAGCCGCCTACAAAATGGTCAAATCGGCCGGCAACACGCCCGACAAAGGCAAGGACGAACCCAAAAAGGTGGCCACCGGCGACAAGAAACCCCACGTCACCGTCGATAAAGTAATCAGCGGCGCCGACACCATCTTCCTGCTCACAGACGGCCAGCCCACGGTCGGCAAAATACAGGCGCCGGACGATATCATCAACCACGTCCGCAAGTTGCACGACCTGCGCCACATAAAAATAAATACCATTGCTGTAGGCGCCGCGGACCCGGCCGCTGAAAATACCGGGGTCCAAACCCTGGTC
Above is a window of Candidatus Brocadiia bacterium DNA encoding:
- a CDS encoding ferredoxin-thioredoxin reductase catalytic domain-containing protein, with protein sequence MSSEINVTTVEVDNLYAKLKKEAEASGYYLNPDVEFAKALVRSLIVNERRYGYWACPCRLATGRKAEDLDIICPCDYRDADVAQYGACYCALYVSQKAAKGEQKVASIPERRLTPEERKTKIEESKKPDKNKLTQLSLPVWRCKVCGYLCAREEPPDICPICKVKKDRFERFI
- the pth gene encoding aminoacyl-tRNA hydrolase, yielding MKIIIGLGNPGEKYERTRHNLGFRVIDFLAEQNNIGLAKSRYHRSYTGKGNIGDEKVMLVKPATYMNLSGEAVQRLFADTGEALENFLIICDDFQLPHGAMRMRRQGSSGGHNGLESIIQLLGDEKFPRLRIGLGAPVGVEHKRFVLSNFTRAEEKQNKEVIETVAQAVDCWVKDGIEKAMTSFNK
- a CDS encoding 50S ribosomal protein L25, whose protein sequence is MEWVKVQASLRDQKGTSNCQRLRKTGQVPAVLYGRKEPVQMLALDEKEAAKMLSRHTHLVSLELPKGSEKVVVKEIKYDGLKEKVTHIDFVRIAMDEMLNISIDIILKGHPKGIAEGGVLEQNLRTLGVKCLPTAIPEKIEVDVANLELNGLIRVKDIKLPKDVMAATDGEVVIAGVHKPKEEIVEPTPLEGAAAEPEVIVKKKEVEGEDAAEGKGADKAAPAEKKPAAAGADKGAAKGKEEKK
- a CDS encoding rubrerythrin family protein: MQLKGSKTEKNLLTAFAGESQARNRYTYFASAAKKSGYEQIAAIFEETAENEKEHAKIFFKFLDGGEVEISASFPAGVIGDVASNLKASADGEKMEWGTLYPAAEKIARAEGFTKVADIFKEIAEVEAEHEKRYRALLKNVTEGKAFKKDRAVRWRCRNCGYVHEGKEAPKLCPACAHPQSYYEIAADNF
- a CDS encoding glutaredoxin family protein; this translates as MEMKRVSGKKKGSLTLYALSTCIWCRRVKELLNSMGVEYDYVDVDLLEGEDKNKATEEIKKWNPKMSFPNLIVNNQKCIVGFDEPQIKEALK
- a CDS encoding YgiQ family radical SAM protein, which produces MFLPTTRQEMVCLGWDKLDIILVTGDAYIDSSYSGVAVIGHVLADAGYRVGIIGQPDIRSDKDIVRMGEPELFWGVTAGAIDSMVANYTPLKKPRREDDFTPGGQNTKRPDRASIAYANLIRRYFKNTKPIVLGGIEASLRRISHYDYWDDKIRKSVLFDAKADILVYGMGERAVLELAGRLKNDQDFRDIRGICYIGQELKDGYLVLPAHEQVKNDKNKLIEMFHTFYANNDTITAKGLCQKQDTRYLIQNPPAELLSTAELDRIYEFDYENAVHPYYLKEGKVKALETIEFSITSHRGCYGECNFCALAVHQGRTVVSRSEESIIREAEMITGQSRFKGYIRDIGGPTANMLYIECARKLKAGGCRNKRCLYPVICKALKVNHKRQIKLFEKIRAINGVKKVFIGSGIRYDMVLEDEQHGAEYMEELVNHHVSGQLKIAPEHSEDVVLGLMGKPAGSFTDKGKTGRRYLQEFKKEFDRLNIKFGKKQFLTYYFIAAHPGCDFKDMLRLKEFIRVELKMTPEQIQIFTPTPSTYSALMYYTGINPFTSEKIFIEKDDNKKNQQKKVIVN
- a CDS encoding ribose-phosphate pyrophosphokinase; the protein is MVRRERLEVFAGSGNPDLASKVCARLGISKGNVVLNRFPDGEIDIKINSDARGADTFIIQSTCPPVNDNLMELLTIIDCLKRASAERITAVLPYFGYARQDRKSEGRVPITAKLVANMLTVAGAERILTIDLHAGQIQGFFDIPVDHLYGSPVLVEYFENLKIPKLVVVSADVGGIKMARSYAKRLNADLAIVDKRRSGPRQVEAAHIIGDVKGKNVLVVDDMISTGTTVSQAAEVLRGHGAKDIYLCATHAVLAGEAVSKLTKAKFKEVVITDTIPLDKNKVSKMFKVLTVSGLLGEAIRRIHNSESVSSLFI
- the rpsF gene encoding 30S ribosomal protein S6, whose protein sequence is MLKNYEAMFLVDPLQAATNYNKVREHIHGILGKYGVKIIKEGKWADRTLTYPIRQQKKGTYILVYMEGEADCANKIENDCQLSELILRVLILEKSKIEMEKIMNRAKAEAEAKPAKTEDIPVVATKATHA
- the dinB gene encoding DNA polymerase IV; amino-acid sequence: MLDDFPLPDRFIAHIDMDAFFAAVEQRDKPELRDRPVIVGSDPRNGHGRGVVSTCSYEARKLGIHSAMPISIAYHKCPKAVFLPPDMEKYARISRQIYELLYDFTPDIETLGIDESFLDITKSYKLFGTPYQTCILIKKSIKEKTGLTASIGLAPTKMAAKIASDLKKPNGLVVVTPDKLLDFLCPLNVNRLWGLGKKGSETLNSAGIKTIGDLAKTDLSRLTKLLGNYALHLHQLANGIDNRPVEPTGKAKSVSNEITFDTDISDNARILSALSSLCEKVSRRLRESDLKCKTITLKIRFQGFETYTRSITIAEPISLFEVIYKEIKKLFEHFSTDSKSSGRIFTGMAKKVRLVGVKTSGLLPAGFQEGLFKDKMICKRETLNKTVDKIKSQFGDDAIYRATSRRK
- a CDS encoding sugar phosphate nucleotidyltransferase, whose amino-acid sequence is MVDKLAVVVLAAGKGTRMLSDKPKVLHMLCGKPLLYHVLEAAKTLKPSAIYCVVGYKAEDVEDVFKQEDINWVTQGEQRGTGHALLATESFLSDWDGLLLVLCGDAPLITPKTLNKLMETHQKSKDTAMTILSTQLDDPSGYGRIDRDSNNNVIGIVEESEAGAEQKRVKEINSGTYVFDPAAVFSALKKIKPHKKSGEYYLPDVINILTEKKRKVECYMVSDDIQVEECLGINSRTELLNASKIMQQRIIHRFIEGGINIVDPINTYIESGVEIERDTIIYPFTVIRTGVVIGKHCEVGPFSHLRPGTVLDDHAEIGNFTETKKTHIGRHSKAKHLSYLGDADIGDEVNIGAGTITANYDGKNKYRTVIEDQAATGSGTILIAPVRMGKGSQTGAGAVIARGKNVPDGATVVGIPAQMLKKKK